Proteins found in one Osmerus mordax isolate fOsmMor3 chromosome 20, fOsmMor3.pri, whole genome shotgun sequence genomic segment:
- the lyz gene encoding lysozyme C: protein MRALVFLLLAAVASAKVYQRCALASKVMKDAGMDGFRGNGLPNWVCLAKWESNYNTLAINHNTDGSTDYGIFQINSRYWCDDGRTPGAKNICGIRCRELLTDNIQTAIRCAKRVAQDPNGIKAWVAWRRHCQNQDLSSYVAGCGVWEL from the exons ATGAGGGCTCTTGTGTTTCTTCTGCTTGCAGCAGTGGCAAGCGCCAAGGTATACCAAAGATGTGCACTAGCCT CTAAAGTGATGAAGGATGCTGGAATGGACGGTTTCCGAGGAAACGGCCTGCCCAACT GGGTGTGTCTGGCCAAATGGGAGTCAAACTACAACACTTTAGCCATCAATCACAACACAGACGGCTCCACCGACTATGGAATCTTTCAGATCAACAGCCGTTACTGGTGTGATGATGGACGCACACCTGGGGCCAAGAACATTTGTGGCATCCGTTGTAGAG AATTGTTGACAGATAACATTCAAACTGCCATCCGCTGTGCCAAACGTGTGGCCCAGGACCCTAATGGAATTAAGGCGTG GGTGGCCTGGCGTCGCCACTGTCAGAACCAGGACCTGAGCTCGTATGTGGCCGGATGTGGAGTATGGGAGCTCTGA